One genomic segment of Gottschalkia acidurici 9a includes these proteins:
- a CDS encoding DUF2877 domain-containing protein, which yields MQANYMCIDLMNRLDNGDHLEGNISSVYKCLFTVITEDNDLIYFLNNKKYIAPMSVVLEDIGSFKDLNLTQDTKVLFNKDKITIDSHKIEIEIDNCLPWDASPSLPSKETSEEIIKNNLLTLEEGIFKHGKHEGIAPLIFNIGEYIEELKPLSEMNIHNNLYSSFISNRIIEFIFEIVDKDIENISNTVKEFIGFGPGVTPSSDDFLCGFMNSLVYIGMYYNLDLEKIYKLNKDMISKIEINKEEISHDLLISSAEGKAQKMIINLIHSVIYEEDKEEVCQSIREAISFGDMSGTDMVCGIYLGIRLITNNNIRDMFI from the coding sequence ATGCAAGCTAATTATATGTGTATAGACTTAATGAATAGATTAGATAACGGTGATCATCTGGAAGGAAATATATCATCTGTATATAAATGTTTATTTACGGTAATTACTGAAGATAATGATTTAATCTATTTTTTAAATAATAAAAAGTATATAGCACCAATGTCTGTAGTATTAGAGGATATAGGAAGTTTTAAGGACTTAAATCTTACTCAAGATACTAAAGTTCTTTTTAACAAAGATAAAATCACAATCGACTCTCATAAGATAGAGATAGAGATAGATAACTGTTTACCATGGGATGCTAGCCCATCTTTACCATCGAAAGAAACTTCTGAAGAAATTATTAAAAATAATTTGCTAACCCTTGAAGAAGGTATCTTCAAACATGGCAAACATGAAGGGATAGCTCCACTCATATTTAATATAGGGGAATATATAGAAGAGTTAAAGCCCTTGTCAGAAATGAATATACATAATAATTTGTATAGCTCATTTATATCCAATAGAATAATCGAGTTTATATTTGAAATTGTAGATAAAGATATTGAGAATATATCTAATACTGTTAAAGAATTTATAGGATTTGGACCTGGAGTAACTCCATCTTCTGATGATTTTCTTTGTGGATTTATGAATTCACTAGTATATATCGGTATGTACTATAATCTAGATTTAGAAAAAATATATAAGCTTAATAAAGACATGATTAGTAAGATAGAGATAAATAAAGAGGAAATAAGCCATGATTTACTCATAAGCTCAGCAGAAGGTAAAGCTCAAAAAATGATAATAAATCTTATACACAGTGTTATATATGAAGAAGATAAAGAAGAAGTTTGTCAATCAATAAGAGAAGCAATTAGCTTCGGGGATATGTCAGGAACGGATATGGTGTGTGGAATTTATTTAGGAATAAGACTTATTACAAATAATAACATAAGAGATATGTTTATATAG
- a CDS encoding efflux RND transporter periplasmic adaptor subunit — MKFNKKIVGITAGIILSTSLIGLGVAKSKNQAKSSDMVVETVKVESAKDFSSTLDIDGVIKSKEEVSITTDIPSKVIEVLVKEGDVVKKGDIIAKLETQDIVSKISSAEVNLNLEKERLKSLQTDLARASKPSNTLELEKNIENARIDYSGAKNDYETSKQLFESGAVSKEKMDSDERKMLSAKNTLEITESRLREVRENGDSNGRSKDEIQGSIEVQKKTIELQEINLKKERESLDNAVIKSPIDGTITLSNTKVGILATTANPLFTISNTDKLEVEVEVGEYDISSIRLGQKTEITGDAFKDKKLSGTVSYIAPSAGDIVAASTNNQASGGSKESKVTVKIDLEGNTKGLKPGYNANTVISTSHKDKALVVPYESIYKKQDGKDVVFLVGKDNVVKEISVRTGISGDIKQEIISDKIKAGDKIILAPNESTKSGMKVNVIEDSENNKKNDEKKSK; from the coding sequence TTGAAATTTAATAAAAAGATTGTCGGAATAACAGCTGGTATTATTCTAAGTACTTCACTTATTGGACTAGGGGTTGCCAAATCTAAAAATCAGGCTAAATCATCTGATATGGTAGTTGAAACTGTAAAGGTGGAAAGTGCAAAAGACTTTAGCTCTACTCTTGATATAGATGGAGTTATAAAGTCTAAAGAAGAAGTAAGTATAACAACAGATATCCCATCTAAAGTCATAGAGGTACTTGTTAAAGAAGGAGATGTAGTAAAAAAAGGAGATATAATTGCTAAACTTGAAACACAAGATATAGTAAGTAAAATATCTAGTGCTGAAGTAAATCTAAATTTAGAAAAAGAAAGACTTAAAAGCTTACAAACAGACTTAGCAAGAGCGTCTAAACCTAGTAATACATTAGAGTTAGAGAAAAATATAGAGAATGCAAGAATAGATTATTCAGGTGCTAAAAATGATTATGAAACTTCAAAACAGTTGTTTGAATCAGGAGCTGTTAGTAAAGAAAAAATGGATTCAGATGAGAGGAAAATGCTTAGTGCTAAAAATACACTAGAAATTACAGAAAGTAGATTAAGAGAAGTAAGAGAAAATGGAGATAGTAATGGAAGAAGTAAGGATGAAATACAAGGTAGTATAGAGGTTCAAAAGAAGACTATAGAACTTCAGGAGATAAATTTAAAGAAAGAAAGAGAGTCTTTAGATAATGCAGTAATAAAAAGCCCTATAGACGGAACTATAACATTATCAAATACAAAAGTAGGTATACTAGCTACAACTGCTAATCCACTATTTACAATAAGTAATACTGATAAGCTTGAAGTAGAGGTTGAAGTAGGGGAATACGATATATCTAGTATCCGACTAGGTCAAAAAACGGAAATAACAGGGGATGCTTTTAAAGATAAAAAACTATCTGGAACAGTTTCATATATAGCTCCAAGTGCAGGCGATATAGTTGCTGCATCGACAAATAATCAAGCTTCTGGCGGATCGAAAGAATCTAAAGTAACAGTAAAAATTGATTTAGAGGGAAACACAAAAGGTCTTAAGCCAGGATATAATGCAAATACTGTTATAAGTACTTCCCATAAAGACAAAGCATTAGTAGTTCCTTATGAATCTATATACAAAAAACAAGATGGTAAAGATGTTGTATTTTTAGTGGGCAAAGACAATGTAGTAAAAGAGATAAGTGTTAGAACAGGTATATCAGGAGATATAAAACAAGAAATAATAAGTGATAAGATTAAAGCAGGAGATAAAATAATATTGGCTCCAAATGAAAGTACTAAAAGCGGTATGAAAGTTAATGTGATAGAAGACTCTGAAAATAATAAGAAGAATGATGAAAAAAAGAGTAAATAA
- a CDS encoding ABC transporter ATP-binding protein translates to MIKIENLDKVYKNGAIELRALKDINLSIGNKEFVSIMGPSGSGKSTFMNVLGCLDSLTSGKYILDGVDVQDLKEDELAVVRNKKIGFVFQSFNLLPRISTLKNVELPMMYAGVSPKERREKAIEVLEKVGLGNRIEHKPNELSGGQRQRVAIARALVNNPSILLADEPTGNLDSKSGDEVMGIFQQLNNEGVTIVLVTHELEIAEYTKRIVVFRDGEIIEDRLVENRTIRGEVI, encoded by the coding sequence ATGATAAAGATAGAAAATTTAGATAAAGTATATAAAAATGGAGCTATAGAGCTAAGAGCTTTAAAAGATATTAATTTGAGTATTGGTAACAAGGAATTTGTATCTATAATGGGACCGTCTGGATCTGGAAAGTCTACGTTTATGAATGTATTAGGTTGCTTAGATAGCTTAACTTCAGGAAAATATATATTAGATGGAGTAGACGTTCAAGACTTAAAAGAGGATGAGCTAGCAGTAGTGAGAAATAAAAAAATTGGGTTTGTATTTCAATCGTTTAACTTGCTTCCTCGTATCTCTACTTTAAAAAATGTTGAACTCCCAATGATGTATGCTGGAGTTTCACCTAAAGAAAGAAGAGAAAAAGCTATAGAGGTTTTAGAAAAAGTAGGACTTGGAAATAGGATAGAACATAAGCCAAATGAACTTTCAGGGGGACAAAGACAAAGGGTTGCAATAGCTAGAGCATTAGTAAATAATCCATCTATATTATTAGCTGATGAACCAACGGGAAATCTAGATAGTAAATCTGGTGATGAAGTTATGGGAATATTTCAACAGTTAAATAATGAAGGGGTTACTATAGTGCTCGTAACACATGAACTGGAGATAGCAGAGTATACAAAAAGAATAGTAGTGTTTAGAGACGGCGAAATAATAGAAGATAGATTAGTAGAAAACAGAACTATAAGAGGTGAAGTGATTTGA
- a CDS encoding ABC transporter permease, producing the protein MNFLECIKVALSSLWGNKMRSFLTMLGIIIGISSVITIVSLGQVSQSQIGSEFEQFGTNTTIIYVGGSDEVREEDFMTVNDMEAIKDKFATEINAISPQLWESGEAVHENEKSSLYLQPVSDEFNKIQSINMIKGRFLLESDVRSGRNVIIIDKKLAEKLYKTTDVLGEKLTVNISGEKKKFTIVGIYENKPGLFESMGGGNRDTTTSYIPYSYMKNLGWDGSMYNLWISVKDNSKIDEVAEKIIDFIEIRHKNADKGVYGSESAKQQLDMVNGVLGIVSTVIGAIAAISLVVGGIGVMNIMLVSVTERTREIGIRKAIGATRKDILVQFLIESVIISGTGGLIGTILGISIQLVITTILGVKPSISISTILIAVGFSSIVGVFFGIYPANKAAKLDPIEALRYE; encoded by the coding sequence TTGAATTTCTTAGAATGTATAAAAGTTGCTTTATCTAGCTTGTGGGGAAATAAAATGAGATCTTTTTTAACTATGCTGGGAATAATAATAGGAATATCTTCTGTTATAACTATAGTATCTTTAGGTCAAGTGAGTCAATCACAGATAGGAAGCGAGTTTGAGCAATTCGGAACTAATACTACAATTATATATGTTGGTGGTAGTGATGAGGTTAGAGAAGAAGATTTTATGACTGTGAATGATATGGAAGCTATAAAAGATAAATTTGCAACAGAGATAAATGCTATAAGTCCTCAGTTATGGGAATCTGGAGAAGCTGTACATGAAAATGAAAAGAGCAGCTTATATCTACAGCCAGTAAGTGATGAATTTAATAAGATACAATCTATAAATATGATAAAAGGAAGATTCTTATTAGAATCGGATGTAAGAAGCGGTAGAAATGTAATAATTATAGATAAAAAATTAGCAGAGAAGTTATATAAAACAACAGATGTACTAGGAGAAAAGCTAACAGTTAATATATCTGGTGAAAAGAAAAAGTTTACTATAGTAGGTATTTATGAGAACAAGCCAGGATTGTTTGAAAGCATGGGTGGAGGTAATAGGGATACAACAACCAGCTATATACCATATTCATATATGAAAAATTTAGGCTGGGACGGTAGTATGTACAACTTATGGATATCTGTTAAGGATAACTCAAAGATAGATGAAGTAGCTGAAAAGATTATAGACTTTATAGAAATTAGACACAAAAATGCTGACAAGGGAGTATACGGTAGTGAGAGTGCAAAACAACAATTAGACATGGTAAATGGAGTTTTAGGAATAGTATCAACAGTAATAGGTGCTATAGCTGCTATATCTCTAGTAGTTGGAGGAATTGGAGTAATGAATATAATGTTAGTTTCTGTAACAGAAAGAACTAGGGAAATAGGTATAAGAAAAGCTATAGGTGCCACTAGAAAAGACATATTAGTTCAATTTTTAATAGAGTCAGTTATAATATCTGGAACGGGTGGACTTATAGGAACTATTTTAGGAATAAGTATCCAATTAGTTATAACTACAATACTAGGTGTAAAACCGTCTATATCTATATCTACCATACTTATAGCAGTTGGATTTTCAAGTATAGTAGGAGTGTTTTTTGGAATCTATCCTGCAAATAAGGCTGCAAAACTAGATCCTATTGAAGCTTTAAGATATGAGTAG
- the tsaD gene encoding tRNA (adenosine(37)-N6)-threonylcarbamoyltransferase complex transferase subunit TsaD, which translates to MKINEKQIITLAIETSCDETSVAVVKNGREVLSNVISSQIDIHKKFGGVVPEVASRKHIESINRIIQSALDEAKVTLDDIDNIGATYGPGLVGALLVGLSSAKALAFGKGIPLVPVNHIEGHIFANFIEHKELEPPFTCLIVSGGHTHLVYVKDYGQYQLLGRTRDDAAGEAFDKVARTMGLGYPGGPIIDKLAKEGDKDAIKFPRVFLDDDTYDFSFSGLKSAVLNYINSAKQKGLNIKVEDIAASFQQAVVDVLVEKTIKAGKENGTKTIAIAGGVASNEGLRSALEERCKSENLTLKYPSRILCTDNAAMIGCVAYYNYIRGKVADLDLNAVPNDNIFEK; encoded by the coding sequence TTGAAAATTAATGAAAAACAAATAATAACTTTAGCTATAGAAACTTCTTGTGATGAGACATCAGTAGCTGTAGTTAAAAATGGTAGAGAAGTTTTGTCTAATGTGATTTCATCTCAGATAGATATACACAAGAAATTTGGGGGAGTAGTCCCAGAAGTTGCTTCAAGAAAACATATTGAGAGTATAAATAGAATAATACAAAGTGCATTAGATGAAGCTAAAGTTACTTTAGACGATATAGATAATATAGGAGCAACTTATGGACCAGGACTGGTTGGGGCACTATTGGTTGGATTATCTAGTGCTAAAGCATTAGCATTTGGAAAAGGAATTCCCTTAGTACCTGTAAATCATATAGAAGGACATATATTTGCTAACTTTATAGAGCACAAGGAACTAGAGCCTCCGTTTACATGTTTAATAGTATCTGGTGGACATACTCATCTGGTATACGTAAAAGACTATGGGCAATATCAATTACTTGGAAGAACTCGTGATGATGCTGCTGGTGAAGCTTTTGATAAAGTAGCAAGAACAATGGGATTAGGATATCCAGGAGGACCTATTATAGATAAATTAGCTAAAGAAGGAGATAAGGATGCTATAAAATTCCCGAGAGTTTTTTTAGATGATGATACTTATGATTTTAGTTTTAGTGGTTTAAAGTCAGCAGTACTAAACTACATAAATAGTGCGAAACAAAAGGGTTTGAATATAAAAGTAGAAGATATAGCAGCAAGTTTTCAGCAAGCAGTTGTTGATGTATTAGTAGAAAAAACTATAAAAGCTGGAAAAGAAAATGGAACTAAGACTATAGCAATAGCAGGTGGAGTTGCTTCTAATGAGGGACTGAGAAGTGCACTAGAAGAAAGATGTAAGTCTGAAAACTTAACATTAAAATATCCATCTAGAATATTATGTACAGATAATGCCGCTATGATAGGATGTGTAGCATACTATAATTATATTAGAGGAAAAGTTGCAGATTTAGACTTAAATGCAGTACCAAACGACAATATTTTTGAAAAATAA
- the abc-f gene encoding ribosomal protection-like ABC-F family protein yields MIVLSCSNISKSYIVDKILDDINFSINHDEKVGLVGLNGAGKSTLFNILIGELSQDSGNIYISKDCKLGYLEQQTGIETENTIFEEVLEVFKPLFDMENKLRSLEQEISIEGQNQDSKRLQTLMDEYSKVSEEFQDSNGYGFKSEIKGVLKGLGFSEEQFDTPLEKLSGGQKARVALAKILLEKPDILLLDEPTNHLDIEAIDWLEKYIREYKGAAIIISHDRYFLDNTVSKIFYLENSKLNIYTGNYTKFMKKRKDELELLEKKYEEQQKEISRQEDIIRRFISNGGEKFARQAKSRQKMLDKMNKIESSAISSKKSKLRFEPQIQSGRDVLSVVDIGKQFEDSELFKNISFNIYKGERVGLIGPNGIGKTTLFKIIMNSIEPSGGKSTLGHQVNIGYYDQEQSNLNSDKTIVDEIWDDHPYLDHYQIRTLLAQFLFIGDDIFKDISDLSGGEKSRVALLKLMLSKANFLLMDEPTNHLDIDSKEVLEDALLNYDGTLLVISHDRYFLNKVTDKILDLSQDGVTEYLGNYSYYLEKKNAPLLDDEDDTSSVTKTQIKADRRKEKDRDRAERQVRKNIKKLEENIANLEEEISSLEELMCSPEVYSDHEKSQEIHEKTLNLKTKLEELYLQWMELTEGENV; encoded by the coding sequence ATGATAGTTTTATCATGTAGTAATATATCCAAAAGTTATATAGTCGATAAAATTCTTGATGATATTAATTTTTCTATAAATCATGATGAAAAAGTTGGACTAGTTGGGCTTAATGGAGCCGGCAAATCTACACTTTTTAATATATTAATTGGTGAACTTTCTCAAGATAGTGGAAACATATATATTTCTAAAGATTGCAAGTTAGGATATTTAGAGCAACAAACTGGAATAGAAACTGAAAACACTATATTTGAAGAAGTACTGGAAGTATTTAAACCATTATTTGATATGGAAAATAAACTCAGATCTTTAGAGCAGGAAATAAGTATAGAAGGACAGAATCAAGATTCTAAACGATTACAGACTCTAATGGATGAATATTCAAAAGTTTCGGAGGAATTTCAAGACTCAAATGGATATGGATTTAAAAGTGAAATAAAAGGCGTATTAAAAGGACTAGGCTTTTCTGAGGAACAGTTTGATACCCCTCTGGAGAAACTTAGTGGTGGACAAAAAGCAAGAGTAGCTTTAGCAAAAATCTTACTAGAAAAACCTGATATACTTTTATTAGACGAGCCTACCAATCATTTAGATATAGAAGCTATAGATTGGCTTGAAAAATATATTAGGGAGTATAAAGGCGCAGCAATTATAATTTCTCATGATAGATATTTCTTAGATAACACTGTATCTAAAATATTTTATTTAGAAAACTCTAAACTTAATATATATACAGGAAACTACACTAAGTTTATGAAAAAGAGAAAAGATGAGTTAGAGTTACTTGAGAAAAAGTATGAAGAGCAACAGAAAGAAATCTCAAGACAAGAGGATATTATAAGAAGATTTATATCCAATGGTGGAGAGAAGTTTGCTAGACAAGCTAAAAGTAGACAAAAAATGCTTGATAAAATGAATAAAATAGAAAGTAGTGCTATTTCATCTAAAAAATCTAAACTAAGATTTGAACCACAAATTCAAAGTGGTAGAGATGTGTTGTCTGTTGTAGATATCGGCAAACAGTTTGAAGATAGTGAACTTTTTAAAAATATAAGTTTTAATATATATAAAGGAGAAAGAGTTGGTCTAATAGGTCCAAATGGAATAGGTAAAACTACTCTTTTTAAAATAATAATGAATAGCATAGAACCTTCTGGTGGAAAATCAACTTTAGGTCACCAAGTAAATATAGGATATTATGATCAGGAACAGTCTAATCTGAATAGTGATAAAACTATAGTAGATGAAATATGGGATGATCACCCTTATTTAGATCATTATCAGATAAGAACTCTCTTAGCTCAATTTCTATTTATTGGTGATGATATATTTAAAGATATTTCCGACCTAAGTGGTGGAGAGAAATCTAGAGTTGCACTTTTAAAACTTATGCTCTCTAAAGCAAACTTTTTACTTATGGATGAGCCTACAAACCACTTAGATATTGATTCTAAGGAAGTTTTAGAAGACGCTCTACTAAATTATGACGGCACTTTACTAGTAATATCTCATGATAGATATTTTTTGAATAAAGTTACAGATAAAATTCTAGACTTATCTCAAGATGGTGTAACAGAATATCTTGGAAACTATAGCTATTATTTAGAAAAGAAAAACGCACCTTTACTAGATGATGAAGATGATACATCTTCTGTAACCAAAACTCAAATCAAAGCAGACCGTAGAAAAGAAAAAGATAGGGATAGGGCAGAAAGACAAGTAAGAAAAAACATTAAAAAACTTGAAGAAAACATTGCTAATCTTGAAGAAGAAATTTCTAGTCTTGAGGAACTTATGTGTAGTCCCGAAGTTTATTCGGATCATGAAAAAAGTCAGGAAATACATGAAAAAACACTCAATCTAAAAACTAAACTTGAAGAACTTTATCTTCAGTGGATGGAACTTACTGAAGGTGAAAATGTATAA
- a CDS encoding redox-sensing transcriptional repressor Rex: MNKYENVSMAVIRRLPKYYRYINELIEKDVSRISSYELSKLTGFTASQIRQDLNNFGGFGQQGYGYSVEVLKDELAKILGLDKGYSAIIVGAGNLGQAIANYRSFEDRGFRTLALFEKNPKLIGLKIRDIEIKDLDDIEKFTRENEIDIAIITTPKEQAQDVADKVVSCGIRAIWNFAPIDLKVDKDIIVENVDLNESLYTLSFLLKQNIK, from the coding sequence ATGAATAAATATGAAAATGTATCTATGGCAGTTATAAGAAGATTACCAAAGTATTATAGATATATAAACGAATTGATAGAAAAAGACGTGTCAAGAATATCTTCATATGAATTAAGTAAACTTACAGGGTTCACAGCCTCTCAAATTAGACAAGACTTAAACAACTTTGGAGGTTTTGGACAACAAGGGTACGGCTATAGTGTAGAAGTACTTAAAGATGAGCTAGCTAAAATACTAGGACTAGATAAAGGTTATAGTGCTATAATAGTTGGTGCGGGAAACTTAGGGCAAGCAATTGCAAACTATAGGAGCTTTGAGGATAGAGGGTTTAGAACCTTAGCACTTTTTGAAAAGAATCCTAAACTTATAGGATTAAAAATTAGGGACATAGAAATTAAGGACTTGGACGATATAGAAAAGTTCACTAGAGAAAATGAAATAGATATAGCTATAATAACTACTCCTAAAGAACAGGCACAAGATGTGGCAGATAAGGTAGTGAGTTGTGGTATAAGAGCTATATGGAACTTTGCACCTATAGATTTAAAAGTTGATAAAGATATAATAGTAGAAAACGTAGACTTAAATGAGAGTTTATATACTTTATCATTTCTACTAAAACAAAATATAAAATAA